One stretch of Thalassovita sp. DNA includes these proteins:
- a CDS encoding GNAT family N-acetyltransferase — MTALRLARPEDLEKLLPLVAAFHDHMGITVSQDHRIAALMPLLEGSPLGVAYLIGPRMAPIGYVVISFGWSIEFGGLDGTVDEIFLRESVRGRGIGHEVLSELPKALASAGLKALHLEVRADDEAAQRFYKRLHFTPRDGYVLMTRES; from the coding sequence GTGACCGCGCTGCGCCTCGCCCGGCCGGAAGATCTGGAAAAGCTGTTGCCTCTGGTGGCGGCGTTTCACGATCATATGGGCATCACCGTCAGTCAGGATCATCGCATCGCGGCCCTGATGCCGCTGCTGGAGGGCAGCCCGCTGGGCGTCGCCTATCTGATCGGCCCGCGTATGGCGCCGATCGGTTATGTGGTGATCAGCTTTGGCTGGTCGATTGAGTTCGGCGGTCTTGATGGCACGGTGGATGAGATTTTCTTGCGCGAATCCGTGCGTGGTCGAGGCATTGGCCATGAGGTGCTGAGCGAACTGCCCAAAGCGCTGGCAAGCGCGGGCCTGAAGGCGCTGCACCTCGAAGTGCGTGCGGACGATGAGGCGGCGCAGCGGTTTTACAAACGGCTGCATTTCACCCCGCGGGACGGCTATGTGCTGATGACCCGTGAAAGCTGA
- a CDS encoding nucleoside hydrolase, protein MDKRKIIIDTDPGQDDAVAILLALGSPEEIEVLGITAVAGNVPLSLTESNARRVCELAGRPDVKVFAGCDRPMGRPLVTAEHVHGETGLNGPVLPDPTMPLQEQHGVDFIIDTLRAEASGTVTLCPLGPLTNIATAFEKAPDVVEKVQEIVLMGGAYFEVGNITPAAEFNIYVDPQAADIVFKSGVPIVVMPLDVTHKALVTPARNDAFRNIGNRVGIAVAEMTDFFERFDKEKYGSDGAPLHDPCVTAYLIRPELFKGRHINVEIETQSELTMGMTVADWWGVTDRPANATFMGDVDSDGFFALIAERIARL, encoded by the coding sequence ATGGACAAGCGCAAAATCATCATCGACACGGATCCCGGACAGGACGACGCCGTTGCCATTCTTCTGGCGCTGGGCAGCCCGGAGGAGATCGAGGTGCTTGGCATCACCGCTGTGGCCGGCAACGTGCCGCTGTCGCTGACCGAAAGCAACGCGCGCCGGGTCTGCGAACTGGCCGGCCGCCCAGATGTGAAGGTTTTTGCCGGCTGTGATCGCCCGATGGGCCGCCCGCTGGTCACCGCCGAACATGTGCATGGCGAAACTGGCCTGAACGGCCCGGTGCTGCCCGATCCCACCATGCCGCTGCAGGAGCAGCACGGTGTTGATTTCATCATCGACACGCTGCGCGCTGAGGCCTCTGGCACGGTTACACTCTGCCCGCTGGGGCCGCTGACCAATATCGCCACCGCCTTTGAAAAAGCGCCCGATGTTGTTGAAAAGGTGCAGGAAATCGTTCTGATGGGTGGCGCCTACTTTGAGGTGGGCAACATCACCCCAGCCGCCGAGTTCAACATCTACGTCGACCCACAAGCCGCTGATATCGTGTTCAAATCAGGCGTTCCGATTGTGGTCATGCCGCTGGATGTCACCCATAAGGCGCTGGTCACCCCGGCGCGCAATGATGCCTTCCGCAATATCGGCAACCGTGTGGGGATCGCCGTGGCCGAAATGACCGATTTCTTTGAACGGTTTGACAAGGAAAAATACGGCTCCGACGGGGCGCCGCTGCATGATCCTTGCGTCACCGCCTATCTGATTAGGCCTGAGCTGTTCAAAGGCCGCCACATCAATGTGGAAATTGAAACCCAGTCCGAGCTGACCATGGGCATGACCGTGGCCGATTGGTGGGGCGTGACCGACCGGCCTGCCAATGCGACCTTCATGGGCGATGTAGACTCTGACGGGTTCTTCGCACTGATCGCTGAGCGGATTGCCCGGCTGTGA